ACACCTGCTTGTCTATTCCGCACATGATTCGTAGGTTCGATACGATACGTAACATCACTAGCTACATTCAACTAAACCCAAAGAAATATCAGAAGAGCCAGAAATAAAGGCAAGATTATCAGATGACAGTTGTCAATGTGGGCCGTTTAGaataaaaaaatccaacagAGGAAAGAAAGGTGAGGCGAATAGGCATGACTATGCTGTGAATGGACCAAAGTGAGAGAGAATCAGAATTAGCTGGAAGTGACAATAGTATGGAAATAAATCAAAGTGATAGAATGAAGAGGACATGATGTTGGAGGTGTCAGGACAAAGAGGGTTAGAGGTAGTGAGGAAGGGGATGAGAGAGGGGATCAGGCAGGTAGTAAATTCAAAATCTTTTTGAGGTTTGCAGAGAAGAGGGGGATAGCAATAATGAATCTGGTCAGCAATTCAATTGGTAAATTGGCAAAGTTGTTGAGAGACAATAATTTGTTGATAatttgtaatttataatttggcacaaagcagagacaaagagcaTGGAAGCATTGGAAAAAtgagagaaaaaggaaaaaatgaagTGGTGAGCACTAGCTATGTGGTAAACGGAAACAAACGGTGTACAAGAGTGATCTGCTTGATGTCACTATGGAGGAAATCAGAGCAAACCTGAAAGGAGGGAGAGTGAAGGGAGCTCAGAGAATGCAGGTAACTCGTGAGGGCAAGAGAATCAAAGGTGAATCTGTTTTGCTTAAATTTGATGAGGAGGCACTTCCCAATGAAGTCACACTAGGGTATCTAAATTATAGTGTTAGGGAGTAAAGCCACTGAGATGCTTCAACTGCCAAAGGTTTGGGCATATAGCTGCAAAATGCAAATTAAGAAAATGTGCAAGATGTGGAAAAGATCATGATTATGAACAGTGACTGTTAATGGCTCCGGCAATTTTCCAATACTTGATATAACAGCATTTTATGTTGTTAAAGTCCCCAACCATGTATTAAATGTCCCCTGCATTGCTTTACTCCTCTTACAATTTATAGTTATTATGTCATCAACTTTATTAAACCCATACACAAAATAATGATCTTAATGGGATATTGGGGGCCAGAGAAATGCAAGTGGCATTTACTGGACAATGAAATTATGTGTTACGATGACTTAGCATTGATTAAATACTTAAAAGTACAATATAACAAAATAATGACAAAACTATCAAAtatacacttacagtacaaagCTCAGTGGCTTAAATACATTTTCTAAACATGATTATTTTAGTGTGCCAAGAAATTAGTAGATCAGCCATAAACATGTGAAAAGACATGAATAGCGTAGTAAAATTATCACTTCTAAAGTTAAAAGAACATTACAAAATTAGTCAgaagttgttattgttgctaCAGTTTTTATTATGATTGCTTCAATATTTTTCTAATTATCAGAGTTTTAAGATTATTCAGGGTCAAacagtgtgttttcctgttaGGCTTTGAGCAGTTTGAAACatgatttattataataaattaatagATTTAtatcataatttaaaaattgtGAACCATGACGAAGTAGCTCTTCTAATCTTAAACTGCCTAATTTTAACAGTTTCTAAACATGTATGGAGTTTCCATTACTCCTGCTTTGCAGGAAACTGTTTCAAATGACCTAATAAAATTGTGGACATTTTTGTAAAAGTTTGGCTTAAGCTGTATCAGGGGCAGTCTTCTACTCAATAAACAGCAGGCCTCCTGAGAAGGTGCTGTCTCTGGTCAAACCGCTGGCCCCCTCCTTGGCCACCAGCCACACCTGGTCTCCCCTCTCCAGCCTAATGTACACATTGCCAGAAGCACTGATGTAGCCGTTCTGCTGGCTGGTGTATGAGTGCAGAATGGACTTGCCATTGAGGTACAGATCCATGTTGCCGTTGTTCCTGTAGATTGTACAGTGGAACTCAAACTCATAAACACCTGGGACGCTACAGGTGAACCTACCCGTGGTGGTGGAATAACTGTTCTGTCCATTGTAGATGACATTATTGAAGTTAATGGCTACGCCATTCCTAGGTGTACAAGAGCCCAGTTGCACCGAGAAAGCAACTTTTCCCACAGGGCCAGGAGGTCCAGCGGGGCCTGCTGGTCCAGATAGCCCTCTCGGTCCTGTGTGACAAAGACAATGTATGATTAATAGTGGTAGGACTTATAATTGAAGAACTATTTCTTTCTTATCACTTTTAGTAGTTTTGGCTGAGAGTGGTAGGATTTACCTTGTGGTCCTGATGGTCCAGTTGGTCCCTGTGGTCCTGAGGGTCCCTGTGGTCCTGATGGTCCCTGTGGTCCTGGGGGTCCTGGTGGCCCTGGTGGTCCTGGTTTgccttttaaataaaattaacaaaCATCAGTTTTCAAAACACTGGCGCTATTAACCATCAAGTaaatggacagagagagagaggagaaggttTGACAAACATCAACACACCTTCTTGCCATGGACTGAGGTCAACTGCAGGAATATCTGAACAACTGGTGTAACCAGACCCTCGAGGCCTGTACAGGAAGGCATTCTGGGGAACCTCAGTGATGCCAGTGTTGTCACAGATGAAGCGGGAAAATGAGGCTTGACTCAATGATGCTTTCTGTGCATCAGTGAAGACTCCAGTATTCTCCCACCACAGCCTGAAATTGGGCAGATTGGTAATGTTTGTAAGATATAGAACTAACAGCTGTCTTTTCACACTTGTCAGTGTCTGTTATATTGTACCTGTCCCCCTGGCGGATCCTCTGAAACTGGGTAGCAATCAGGCAACCAAACAGTGGTCCCACTTTTGCTCCAGGTAAAAATGGCTCAGATGCTCCGGCCACCCACACATCAATGTTATTAGGTGTGCCGTAGAGAGCCAAAAACTTTCTAGCCAGAGTTCGGTTCTTCATCACTTCAGCCAAGTCTGATTCATTTTGAGGTTGCGACAGTCCACAGAACTTGCGAAATGCATTGTAGCCTAAAACAGAACACTGAGGTTTAAAGATCAAATCAGAGTATTTCAGGCAAAATGTATAtgcaaatagaaaaataaataccagGGATTCCATGGTCTCGTCCCCTCTGCATGTTGAGAGAGGCCAGGTCCTGGGCCAGATTAGCAGAGAATTTAAACAGCCTGTCCCTCAGCTCATCTGTCATCATGTTACTTTGTTGGTTCAGCTTGGCCGGCCTACCTATCAGCCCTCTCAGAAGAGGGTCCACACcacctgaggaaaaaaaaaacagttctaTTTAATCAACTGCATGTCTGCTGGCTTTAGGAAAAATTTAGACAATATAACATATTGGCTGTGACCTTCAAATATGACTCTCCATGATGCAAAGAAGGCCTGGTGGAGGAAGGGAGATGGGAAAGTAGGATGCTCCTGGTACTGCTCATTAAGACGAAACACAGAAGGCTGAACGATCAGGTGACCAAATCGGTAGGCAGCTGTGGCAAACACGCTGGCAATGCTGGGATTCACGGTTTCATCGTAACCAGGGTAGTTGGACAGTTGCTTGGCAATCAGGTCTGGGCCAACAACAAGGGGCAAGTAGTCCCTATAGGTGATAATCTGAGAGACAAAAAGGAATCACAGTCACATGCAGCTTTTTAAATAATTGCAAGAAAGCTCCTCATGTAATTCACCCATTATTCTAACCTGGAAGTATGCTCCCATGATTTTACGGGCCTCCTGGTACAGTCTCTCACCATCCCAGAGTGGATTGAGTTTGGCCAGAGCGCGAGCCAGACGATTGTGTTCACGCAACAACAGGGTGTGGATTGAGGTCAGAGCGATGTTTTCGTTGGAGCGGGTGTCACCTGAAAAGTCACAAATTGTGGGGCAAAGCGTTATAAGCTGCCTGGTAGACAAGCCTGGTAGACGCCACAATGTTTGGCTGCCACTCACCAGCCAGAAAGCATTGCACCTCCTGAGGATTACCAGTCATGCGAGCTCGGTTGGCGCAAGAGTTGACACTTGAGTTGACAAAAGGCAGGAGCTCACGACCGTTGTCAGTGTAGTCTGTGTTGACTCTCATGAGGCCCTGATCTGAGGTGAGGTCGCGCAGGAGGAGAGCTGTGGCATCATCTGCACCGTACACCTGACCTACATCAATGGCAGCGGTCAGGGCGTTCAGCTGCTCACGGGGAGCCACTGTACCATAGGTGCCAGCAGACCCACAAGTGGCTGCAGAGCGGGTGAAGGGAAGGCACTGCAGTGACTCTGAGGTGTAACGAGGGTCTGTGGATGGGACCTGTGTAGATCACAACAAGCAGTTAGCACTAAGTGGGCTACtatttgtttgtgctttaagTGGATTCTTGCTTTATTGCACTGATACTGACCGTGATGGGGAAACAGGGCTCTATCTGGGCACAGGTGTCGTCACAGCTGGAAGGGCTGCCATATGTGGCAATTATAGGTGAGGTAGGAGTCAGGGTCAGGTC
Above is a window of Betta splendens chromosome 9, fBetSpl5.4, whole genome shotgun sequence DNA encoding:
- the LOC114862171 gene encoding eosinophil peroxidase-like — protein: MTIYTTCIKTVRSNKLMSSDSSLELDAGGSSRTRLIFYTEMKRVLCLLVAGLYLCLQCQVVAEYHVSSAEIEKAVAEAKTIVDSAYLFSRRQYVDRVKRNAASVSDVMRLLKQPHGQTRNAVRAADYMEHTVKLIKTSLQARHKRSINETDFLDASTLQSISDSTGCSIQRRPPNCTGSQTFRTASNVCNNRQNSRWGASNTPFTRFVPAQYEDQFSLPRGWTAQLINNYELPLVREVSNQIVKATAIESDSYYSHLVTIFGQWTDHDLTLTPTSPIIATYGSPSSCDDTCAQIEPCFPITVPSTDPRYTSESLQCLPFTRSAATCGSAGTYGTVAPREQLNALTAAIDVGQVYGADDATALLLRDLTSDQGLMRVNTDYTDNGRELLPFVNSSVNSCANRARMTGNPQEVQCFLAGDTRSNENIALTSIHTLLLREHNRLARALAKLNPLWDGERLYQEARKIMGAYFQIITYRDYLPLVVGPDLIAKQLSNYPGYDETVNPSIASVFATAAYRFGHLIVQPSVFRLNEQYQEHPTFPSPFLHQAFFASWRVIFEGGVDPLLRGLIGRPAKLNQQSNMMTDELRDRLFKFSANLAQDLASLNMQRGRDHGIPGYNAFRKFCGLSQPQNESDLAEVMKNRTLARKFLALYGTPNNIDVWVAGASEPFLPGAKVGPLFGCLIATQFQRIRQGDRLWWENTGVFTDAQKASLSQASFSRFICDNTGITEVPQNAFLYRPRGSGYTSCSDIPAVDLSPWQEGKPGPPGPPGPPGPQGPSGPQGPSGPQGPTGPSGPQGPRGLSGPAGPAGPPGPVGKVAFSVQLGSCTPRNGVAINFNNVIYNGQNSYSTTTGRFTCSVPGVYEFEFHCTIYRNNGNMDLYLNGKSILHSYTSQQNGYISASGNVYIRLERGDQVWLVAKEGASGLTRDSTFSGGLLFIE